Below is a genomic region from Fibrobacter sp..
CCCACGCATTTGAACAAAGCCTCCTTACGACACCACAGACGGAAAAATTCTTCAACAGCACGATTTTCTTCAAGGCCTTTCAAGTAGCTCGCTTCCTCGGCACTGAAAAAATGATCCGCGATGCGCAACCGGTTAGGCTTATGTATTTCAAAATCCACCCCGACACGAACTCCTTCGCCAGCATAGGCTAGCACGCAAACATCGCCGGAGTGGGTCCAGTTTACGTCAAAATCCAACGCAGGAATCTCAGGCCTAGGATGTTCCTCAGTTTGTACGATATCGCTTAAGGAAAGCGCGCGACCAGAGACTTTCGAGAGCTCATCCAAAATCACTTCACGATGCTTTACG
It encodes:
- a CDS encoding 4'-phosphopantetheinyl transferase superfamily protein, translating into MQNLPVLKRFDVKTPLGVVHLVSFDKSCVKHREVILDELSKVSGRALSLSDIVQTEEHPRPEIPALDFDVNWTHSGDVCVLAYAGEGVRVGVDFEIHKPNRLRIADHFFSAEEASYLKGLEENRAVEEFFRLWCRKEALFKCVGGAFFEGAIRRFVMENPLSLDQSSTVHFCDIDEPVGAAKASLCVAVCK